One window of Desulfarculus baarsii DSM 2075 genomic DNA carries:
- a CDS encoding YggS family pyridoxal phosphate-dependent enzyme — protein MSVAANLAWVRQRMDAAARRAGRDPASVRLVAVSKTRPPDDLRQAMAAGQMIFGENYVQELQAKAAAMGAGPRWHFIGALQSNKARLVAQLAEVVHSVDRPKLAAALGRQAQELGKELGVLVQVSLAGETQKAGCAAAETPALCQMIAATPGLRLLGLMTMPPFFDEPERARPIFAELRRLARRLAADLPPGAMNELSMGMSGDFEVAIEEGATLARVGTDIFGRRG, from the coding sequence GTGAGCGTGGCCGCAAACCTGGCCTGGGTGCGCCAGCGCATGGACGCGGCCGCACGGCGGGCCGGGCGCGACCCGGCAAGCGTGCGTCTGGTGGCCGTCTCCAAAACCAGGCCGCCCGATGATCTGCGCCAGGCCATGGCCGCCGGCCAGATGATTTTCGGCGAAAACTACGTCCAGGAGTTGCAAGCCAAGGCCGCCGCCATGGGCGCGGGGCCGCGTTGGCACTTCATCGGCGCATTGCAGAGCAACAAGGCCCGATTGGTGGCCCAACTGGCCGAGGTCGTCCACAGCGTGGACAGGCCCAAGCTGGCCGCGGCCCTGGGCCGCCAAGCCCAGGAGTTGGGCAAGGAACTGGGCGTGCTGGTCCAGGTCAGCCTGGCTGGCGAGACCCAGAAAGCGGGCTGCGCCGCCGCCGAGACCCCGGCGCTGTGCCAGATGATCGCCGCCACGCCGGGCCTGCGCCTGCTGGGGCTGATGACCATGCCGCCGTTTTTCGACGAGCCCGAGCGCGCCCGGCCCATCTTCGCCGAGCTGCGCCGCCTGGCCCGACGCCTGGCCGCCGACCTGCCGCCCGGGGCCATGAATGAGCTTTCCATGGGCATGAGCGGCGATTTCGAAGTGGCTATCGAGGAAGGCGCGACCCTGGCGCGGGTGGGAACGGATATTTTTGGTCGACGCGGATAG